A segment of the Spirochaetota bacterium genome:
TGAATCCTGGAATAATGAAATACAGGTAAATGGCATACCAGTGAGAGGTATAATTCAACTTCATCCTGTTGTTGGGAAAATACAGGTGGTTAATGTATTAAAGATGCATGAATATCTTTATGGTGTCCTTCCTTCAGAAATTATGTCAGGCTGGCCTGAAGAAGTATTAAAAGCACAGGCTGTTGCAGCACGAACGTACGCATACTATCATCTGATGAAAAACAACAGCACGTACTTTGATCTTGATGCAACAAATAATTTTCAGGTATATAAAGGTAAAGCAGTTGAAACTGAAGCAACCAACAAAGCAGTAGATGCTACATCTGGTATAATTATGACATATAATAATAAACCCATACTGGCATATTTCCATTCCACTTGTGGAGGAAAAACTACAGATGACAAATATGTATGGCAGGGTGAAGATTTGCCATATCTGACATCAGTAGTTTGCCCGTATTGTAAAAATTCACCCAATTATAGCTGGCAGGTTGAGCTTACCTTAAATGAGATTTATGAAGCACTTGTCAAAAGGTATAAAACAGTAGGAAAAATTAAGGCTATAACGTTAGGACGTGAAGATACCCGTGTAACTGTGATTAAGATAGAACATGATAACGGCATAATCAGAATGAGTGGAAATGATTTCAGGTTACTGTTTGATGCAAAAAAAATAAAGAGCCTGTATTTTGAAGCAAAACAAACCCCTTCAGGATTAATATTAACTGGCCATGGATGGGGTCATGGTGTGGGTATGTGTCAATGGGGTGCAAAAGAGATGGCACAACAAGGTATACGTTTTGATCGGATTCTTTCGTTTTACTATAGAGGCATACGAATCATGACATATACTTTCCCAAAGTGAAAATCTTCTTAATTTCTTCTGTACAAGATAAGCTTTAACTGTTTAAAATTTAATTTGCAATCCAATACTAATTTATACTATCATTTCCAAACCTTTCATTATCTACAATGAGAGTCATTGTTAAATCCTGCAGCCCATTCCATAAACTATCGCACATAAATAATAATCAAAGTGAAAATATAATCTTGACTGCAATATTTGTTCATTATATTATAAACATACTCCAGGAGGAATTATATGAATAAGCTGAGTATTATTCTTTTTATGCTCTTTGGAATATGCATTTTGGCTATAGCGCAAACACAAAAATTTGGTGAAGCATTACATGGATTGTATACATATAAAGATTTTCAAAAGGCAACATACTGCCGGCAATGTCATGTTGAAATTTATTACCAATGGCAAAAGAGTATGATGGCACAGGCTTTTGTTCATCCCTGGGATGAGATAGAATATTTTGATTTAGCTGTATCCCATGGTAGACGGAATCCAAAATTCAAACCTGTTGCTGATGGCTGTAATGGATGCCATGCGCCGATTTCATTTATGGCAGGAGATACTCCTCCTCCACGGCCAGAGAAAAAATCAATGGCTAATGAAGGAGTAAGTTGTGATGTATGTCATACCATTGTATCATTTAATCAAAATGAACAATTTAACTTTAGTTTTTTTTCCAGGCCAGGAAGAACAAAATATGGACCAAGAGGAGGAAAAAATTCCCCGGCACATGATATCGTAAAATCAGAATTAATTACAAAACCGGAATTTTGCGCAAATTGCCATAATGAAAAAAGCCCCTGGGGTGTATGGGTAAAAGCAACTTATAATGAGTGGAAGGAGGGTCCATATAGCAAAGAGGGAGTAGTGTGCCAGACATGCCATATGCCAAAAGCTGCAGGTAAGCGAGCAAAGACTGAAAACAAAGTATATGATGATCTTAAACAGCATACATTTCATGGAGGCCATTTCCAGGCAAAATATAATGGTGCAATAGATGTGTTGGTATATCCTGATACTGATTTTGTAGAACCAGGGATGAAAACAAAGATATCAGTATATCTGTATAATCAAAAGTGCGGTCATAAGGTTCCAACTGGTTCAGTTGAAGACAGGCTTCTGTATTTGCATGTTGAAGCCATTGACAGCAAAGGGAACGTCTATCATCTTAAAGTTGATAAAAAAGGATTCTCGGGGGAAGAATATACTATCGCTTCGCGTGACAAGGCATATCAGGATTTTGTTGAGATGATGGATGTACCTGCAGGTTTTGATGGCATAATCCGTGAAGACGTTCCTGTTGGAGATAGGATATTCAGGATGCCTTATTTTACTGAGAATGGCATTATGACAATTGCTCAGTGGAATACAGCAAAGCTTGGAGTGGATTACAGAATAGCGCCACGGGAAACAAAAGTTGAAACATATACATGGACTGTTCCAGACACTGTTGCACCAGGACCATTGACAATACGAGCTACGTTGTATTATCAATTATTGGTAAGGCCAGTTGCACAATTTTTAAAAGTGCCTGAGTCCGAATCTATGGATAGAATGATAAACACTGATGTTGCAACGATTGATGTTATATATTAAATAAAGATAGTTTGTTGGAGGAAATATCTATGAAAACATCAAATACACGTAATTGTATAATAGTATTGGTCATTGTTATAATAGTATATTATACTGTACAATCACAGGCAATGCCAGGATTTGCGCGCAGATATAAGTTTACCTGCCAGACATGCCATGCGCCGTTTCCCAAGCTTAAACCCTATGGCGAGGAATTTGCTGCAAATGGATTCAGGCTGGCTGAAGGGGAGCCTTCGTATGCAACCATAGATACCGGTGATCCTTCGCTGGAACTAACCCGTAATTTTCCCATTGGCATACGACTGGACGCGTATGCAGTTGCGGATAAAGATAATACCGTTAGTAATGATTTACAAATGCCATATATTTTAAAATTAATTTCTGGTGGCCCTATCGCACAGAATCTATCATATTATTTTTACTTTTTCTTTTCTGAAAAAGGTGAGGTTGTTGGTATTGAAGATGCTTTCTTGTATTATACTGATTTATTGGGAGCAGGTATTAACATAACCGCAGGTCAATTTTCAGTATCAGACCCCATTTATAAAAATGAACTCAGATTGACGTATGAAAGTTATGTTCCATTTGCTGCAAAACCCAATCGCTCATTATGTGATTTAAAATATGATCGCGGCATTATTATAGATAAAGGTTTTGATTTTGGATTAACGTTAGTTGTGGAGATAGTTAATGGTAATGGGATTGAACCGGCAAATGAACATGATAATTTTGATGGCGACAAGTATAAAAATTACTTTTTCAGGGCAAGTCAGGAAATTTTTGATGTGATACGTATTGGAGGTTTTAGTTATATAGGTAAAGAGAAAAATACAGCTGATGATACTGTACCCGATGTGTTTA
Coding sequences within it:
- a CDS encoding SpoIID/LytB domain-containing protein; protein product: MPPPEYMAKTGKRIGLDNDYIKILLLRDQLKVEIVTTAKTKVIQLPNNTIVYNGDAKRFVVFDNQLTQPLQFESWNNEIQVNGIPVRGIIQLHPVVGKIQVVNVLKMHEYLYGVLPSEIMSGWPEEVLKAQAVAARTYAYYHLMKNNSTYFDLDATNNFQVYKGKAVETEATNKAVDATSGIIMTYNNKPILAYFHSTCGGKTTDDKYVWQGEDLPYLTSVVCPYCKNSPNYSWQVELTLNEIYEALVKRYKTVGKIKAITLGREDTRVTVIKIEHDNGIIRMSGNDFRLLFDAKKIKSLYFEAKQTPSGLILTGHGWGHGVGMCQWGAKEMAQQGIRFDRILSFYYRGIRIMTYTFPK
- a CDS encoding multiheme c-type cytochrome — its product is MNKLSIILFMLFGICILAIAQTQKFGEALHGLYTYKDFQKATYCRQCHVEIYYQWQKSMMAQAFVHPWDEIEYFDLAVSHGRRNPKFKPVADGCNGCHAPISFMAGDTPPPRPEKKSMANEGVSCDVCHTIVSFNQNEQFNFSFFSRPGRTKYGPRGGKNSPAHDIVKSELITKPEFCANCHNEKSPWGVWVKATYNEWKEGPYSKEGVVCQTCHMPKAAGKRAKTENKVYDDLKQHTFHGGHFQAKYNGAIDVLVYPDTDFVEPGMKTKISVYLYNQKCGHKVPTGSVEDRLLYLHVEAIDSKGNVYHLKVDKKGFSGEEYTIASRDKAYQDFVEMMDVPAGFDGIIREDVPVGDRIFRMPYFTENGIMTIAQWNTAKLGVDYRIAPRETKVETYTWTVPDTVAPGPLTIRATLYYQLLVRPVAQFLKVPESESMDRMINTDVATIDVIY